In Mycobacterium sp. JS623, one genomic interval encodes:
- a CDS encoding HTH domain-containing protein has product MADMPWREAILTALQDSGTAMHYAEIAQAIIDSGYRVNVGATPAATVSANLSGLTRGGKKSAVVKVERGVYALRETRTKFVQEGVDDADEAAEDAREMGLINAFGMFWDRDAVSWSTRRPRLLGVQQSGSAPVDFAAQVGVYVLYDGSRAIYVGRVTDRHMGLRLFEHTRDRLSGRWNRFSWFGVRGVRANGELTPIPTVEIGVTSLIATMEALLIEGLEPPQNRRQGEGFNAVEFIQEPDPEVLRERDRRVLAQLSQNVGLR; this is encoded by the coding sequence ATGGCCGACATGCCCTGGCGCGAGGCGATATTGACTGCGCTTCAAGACAGCGGAACGGCGATGCACTACGCCGAAATCGCCCAAGCGATCATCGACAGCGGGTATCGGGTCAATGTCGGTGCTACGCCTGCTGCGACCGTGTCAGCCAATCTATCCGGGTTAACACGCGGCGGTAAGAAGTCTGCGGTCGTCAAGGTGGAGCGCGGCGTGTACGCGCTTCGTGAGACACGAACGAAGTTTGTACAGGAGGGCGTTGACGATGCGGATGAGGCTGCTGAAGATGCCCGGGAAATGGGCCTCATCAACGCCTTCGGGATGTTCTGGGATCGAGATGCTGTGTCGTGGAGCACGAGGAGGCCACGCCTGCTGGGCGTGCAGCAGTCCGGCAGTGCGCCAGTGGATTTCGCCGCCCAAGTAGGGGTGTACGTCCTCTATGACGGGAGCCGCGCCATTTATGTTGGGAGGGTGACTGACCGTCACATGGGACTGCGCCTATTCGAACACACAAGAGACCGCCTATCGGGTCGGTGGAACCGTTTCTCATGGTTCGGAGTCCGAGGCGTGCGCGCCAACGGCGAGTTGACACCAATACCCACCGTTGAAATCGGCGTCACGAGTCTCATAGCAACTATGGAGGCTCTCCTCATTGAAGGCCTAGAGCCACCGCAGAATCGACGACAAGGCGAGGGTTTCAATGCTGTGGAGTTCATCCAGGAGCCAGACCCGGAAGTTTTACGTGAGCGGGACCGCCGTGTGCTCGCTCAGTTGTCGCAGAATGTTGGACTGAGGTGA
- a CDS encoding type I restriction endonuclease subunit R, giving the protein MAQQHHESSFEVEICQNLAEHGWLYSHTDAGYDRELALFPDDVFGWLADTQPEQLAKRVKPELTGEALEKSQRGVLATLVKALGADPKANGGTLSVLRRGFKDLNAQFQMCQFRPNTSLNEATAKKYHAVRLRVMRQVHYSTQNSNSIDLVCFVNGIPVATAELKTDLSQQNITDAVLQYKGHRLPKGEPLLQFGSRALVHFAVSNSEVQMTTKLAGKDTVFLPFNRGNDGHAGNPPNPHGSRTAYLWQTILQRDTWLDILGRFMHLQVDENIDPVSNKKVRKQTMLFPRFHQWEAVTNLVRAAHNQGPGQRYLIQHSAGSGKTNSISWLTHRLSVLHDDANKPVFDSVIVITDRNVLDAQLQEAIRQIDRTPGVVAHIAGLGGAKSQELADALQGGTKIIIVTIQTFPHALELIRTQADLKGKNFAIIADEAHSSQAGEASKRLKAALTEAELDDLADGGAVDAEDVLAAEMAARAESKNLSFFAFTATPKAKTLELFGHKGIDGTPHPFHLYSMQQAIEEGFILDVLRNYTPYSTAFRLTHNGQTYETEDTKGLGTIEVSSHPSRDLVDKSAAIKSVMNWVKLHPTNIAQKVQIIIEHFRENVVWRLDGQAKAMVVTSSRKAAVRYKVAFDKYVKDHGITNVKVLVAFSGEITDEESGMEKVTETSSLMNPGLKGRDLRDAFATDEFNVMLVANKFQTGFDQPLLVAMYVDKRLSGVAAVQTLSRLNRIAPSKDQTFVVDFANTAQDIVEAFEPYYEATTLADVTDPNIVHETMNKLDAAGIYQESEIEGLVADYLTYAKQPHKGHEALNKWVTPARDRFRDRERAAVDHEDKLALDELQVFRKDVGTFLRQYDFLSQIVNYEDTALEKLSIYLRHLEPVITIERLNHEIDLSTVDFDYLAQHKQETIAGKLTGDVPLQPAKESGTGTARDPELVALEDVIAQINDLFSGDHPDSSVRSVVTHVKDRLEESETLQQQAQNNSLAQFSASPDLQNEFVGAVIGAMESHSDLSTQILNNSEISQKLMGELVPLVYKALQATG; this is encoded by the coding sequence GTGGCGCAGCAGCATCATGAATCCTCGTTCGAGGTGGAGATCTGCCAGAATCTGGCCGAGCACGGCTGGCTCTATTCGCATACGGATGCGGGGTACGACCGTGAGCTGGCTCTGTTCCCCGACGACGTCTTCGGTTGGCTGGCCGACACGCAACCGGAACAGTTGGCGAAGCGGGTCAAGCCTGAGCTGACGGGTGAAGCGTTGGAGAAATCTCAGCGGGGTGTGCTGGCCACGTTAGTCAAGGCGTTGGGAGCTGATCCGAAGGCGAACGGTGGCACGTTGTCGGTGCTGCGGCGTGGGTTCAAGGACCTCAACGCACAGTTCCAGATGTGCCAGTTCCGGCCCAACACTTCACTGAATGAGGCCACCGCCAAGAAGTACCACGCCGTGCGGTTGCGGGTGATGCGCCAGGTGCACTACTCGACCCAGAACAGCAACAGCATCGACCTAGTTTGCTTCGTCAATGGCATTCCCGTGGCCACCGCTGAGTTGAAGACCGACTTGAGTCAGCAGAACATCACCGACGCGGTGCTGCAGTACAAGGGTCATCGGCTGCCGAAGGGAGAACCGTTGCTGCAGTTCGGCTCTCGGGCGCTTGTGCATTTCGCCGTATCCAATAGCGAGGTGCAGATGACCACCAAGCTCGCGGGCAAGGACACGGTGTTCCTGCCGTTTAACCGGGGCAACGATGGCCACGCGGGAAATCCTCCAAATCCGCACGGCTCACGCACGGCGTACCTGTGGCAGACGATCCTGCAGCGCGATACCTGGCTCGACATCCTCGGACGCTTCATGCATCTACAGGTCGACGAGAACATCGATCCTGTCTCGAACAAGAAGGTCCGCAAGCAGACAATGCTGTTCCCGCGCTTCCATCAATGGGAGGCAGTGACAAACCTGGTCCGGGCGGCTCACAATCAGGGACCAGGCCAGCGGTACTTGATTCAGCACTCAGCGGGCAGCGGAAAAACAAACTCGATCTCGTGGCTCACGCACCGGTTATCAGTGCTGCATGATGACGCCAACAAGCCGGTGTTCGACTCGGTCATTGTGATCACCGACCGCAACGTGCTCGACGCTCAGTTACAGGAAGCGATCCGCCAAATCGACCGCACCCCAGGCGTAGTCGCCCACATCGCTGGACTGGGTGGCGCAAAGTCCCAGGAGCTGGCCGACGCCCTCCAGGGTGGTACGAAGATAATCATCGTCACCATCCAGACCTTTCCCCACGCCTTGGAACTGATCCGAACCCAGGCTGATCTGAAAGGTAAGAACTTCGCGATCATCGCCGACGAGGCGCACTCGTCCCAAGCGGGAGAAGCATCAAAGCGGCTCAAAGCGGCGCTGACAGAGGCAGAGCTGGACGATCTGGCCGACGGCGGCGCTGTGGATGCGGAGGACGTATTGGCAGCGGAGATGGCCGCACGGGCGGAGTCGAAGAACTTGTCGTTCTTTGCTTTCACCGCCACCCCGAAGGCTAAGACCCTGGAACTGTTCGGGCACAAGGGCATCGACGGCACGCCGCACCCGTTTCACCTCTACTCCATGCAGCAGGCCATCGAGGAGGGCTTCATCCTCGATGTGCTACGCAACTACACCCCTTACAGTACGGCGTTCAGGCTCACTCACAACGGTCAGACCTACGAGACCGAAGACACCAAGGGCTTGGGGACCATTGAAGTCTCTAGCCATCCCAGTCGGGATTTGGTCGACAAGAGCGCGGCAATCAAGTCGGTCATGAATTGGGTGAAATTGCATCCCACCAACATCGCCCAGAAGGTGCAGATCATCATTGAGCACTTCCGGGAGAACGTGGTCTGGAGGCTCGACGGGCAGGCCAAGGCGATGGTGGTCACCTCATCGCGTAAGGCAGCGGTGCGCTACAAGGTGGCATTCGACAAGTACGTCAAGGATCACGGCATCACCAACGTCAAGGTCCTGGTGGCCTTCTCGGGTGAGATCACCGACGAGGAATCCGGAATGGAGAAGGTCACCGAGACCTCGTCCCTGATGAATCCGGGGTTGAAGGGGCGCGACCTACGGGATGCTTTTGCTACCGACGAGTTCAACGTCATGTTGGTGGCCAATAAGTTCCAGACAGGCTTCGACCAACCGCTGCTCGTGGCGATGTATGTCGACAAACGTCTTTCAGGGGTGGCGGCGGTGCAGACCCTGTCCCGGCTGAATCGGATCGCCCCCAGTAAGGATCAGACGTTCGTCGTGGACTTCGCCAACACCGCCCAGGACATCGTGGAGGCATTCGAGCCGTACTACGAGGCCACCACCCTAGCCGACGTCACCGACCCGAACATCGTGCACGAGACCATGAACAAGCTCGATGCTGCAGGGATATACCAAGAGTCAGAGATCGAGGGCCTGGTTGCCGACTACCTGACCTACGCGAAACAGCCCCACAAAGGCCACGAGGCACTCAACAAGTGGGTCACCCCAGCACGGGACCGCTTCCGAGACCGCGAACGTGCGGCAGTGGACCACGAGGACAAGCTCGCCCTGGATGAATTGCAGGTCTTCCGCAAGGATGTTGGCACCTTTCTGCGTCAGTACGACTTTCTCTCACAGATCGTCAACTACGAGGACACGGCACTGGAAAAGTTGTCCATTTACTTAAGACACTTAGAACCGGTGATCACCATCGAGCGGCTCAACCACGAGATCGACCTATCAACAGTAGATTTCGATTACCTTGCTCAACACAAACAAGAGACCATCGCGGGCAAGCTCACCGGAGATGTGCCACTCCAACCGGCCAAGGAGTCAGGTACCGGCACCGCCCGCGATCCCGAGCTAGTGGCTCTCGAAGACGTCATCGCCCAAATCAATGACCTGTTCTCCGGTGATCACCCCGATTCGAGTGTGCGCAGCGTCGTCACCCATGTGAAGGACAGGCTCGAAGAGAGCGAGACCCTGCAGCAGCAGGCGCAGAACAACTCGTTGGCCCAGTTCTCAGCCAGCCCCGATCTGCAGAACGAGTTCGTCGGCGCGGTGATCGGGGCCATGGAATCCCACAGTGATCTATCCACGCAGATTCTCAACAACTCCGAGATCTCACAGAAGCTCATGGGAGAACTAGTCCCTCTCGTCTATAAGGCGCTTCAGGCGACGGGATGA
- a CDS encoding restriction endonuclease subunit S, with product MTWPVYPRYRSSGVPWLGDVPETWPVMPVKRRFSVTVGKMLNAGATTDQGETVPYLRAGNVQPNGLDLDEVKYIKLTASERRNLDLRKGDLVVVEGGAGYGRSAYLHEELSGWSFQNHILRVRPTSGDSNKFLDFVVRSLNSMGHIASLSNHATIPSLSSEQLSRILIPLPDTATQNAVVDFLDDETAKIDALIAKQEQLIATLREDRTATITHAVTKGLDPNVEMRDTGIEWLGEMPYQWTPLRLKNVIQSAESGTSVNAGDWPADAEEIGVLKTSCVSAGWFNPAANKTVVDSGEIGRVTCPVRADTLIVNRANTPLLVGSAGYVDKEFKNIYLSDKLWQVRFRGALARFIHFWTRTKVYRSQIAAMCVGASSSMQNLAMVDFRNVALALPSLDEQVAIVNHLADRTSTIDELIAKSNEVIEALSEYRSALITDAVTGKIDVREAA from the coding sequence GTGACCTGGCCCGTGTACCCGAGGTACCGCAGTTCGGGCGTGCCCTGGCTTGGCGATGTACCAGAGACTTGGCCGGTGATGCCAGTGAAGCGCCGTTTCAGCGTCACCGTTGGAAAGATGCTGAACGCGGGCGCGACCACTGACCAGGGCGAAACGGTGCCCTATCTCCGTGCTGGGAATGTGCAACCAAATGGCCTCGACCTAGACGAAGTGAAGTACATCAAGCTGACGGCGTCGGAACGGAGGAATCTCGATCTCCGCAAAGGTGATCTCGTTGTAGTGGAAGGGGGAGCCGGGTACGGGCGCTCCGCTTACCTTCACGAGGAATTATCCGGCTGGTCCTTTCAGAATCACATCTTGCGAGTGCGCCCCACATCTGGCGACTCGAACAAATTCCTGGACTTCGTTGTCCGAAGCTTGAACTCAATGGGCCATATCGCTTCGCTAAGTAACCATGCGACAATTCCCAGCCTCTCTTCAGAACAGTTGAGCCGCATACTGATCCCACTTCCCGATACCGCCACCCAAAATGCGGTCGTCGACTTCCTCGACGACGAAACGGCCAAGATCGATGCGCTGATCGCCAAGCAGGAACAGCTCATCGCCACCCTGCGCGAGGACCGCACCGCCACCATCACCCACGCCGTCACCAAGGGACTCGACCCGAATGTCGAAATGCGAGATACCGGGATTGAGTGGCTTGGCGAGATGCCCTACCAATGGACGCCTCTTCGGTTGAAGAACGTCATCCAGTCGGCGGAGTCGGGGACGAGCGTCAACGCTGGCGACTGGCCTGCTGACGCCGAGGAAATCGGCGTCCTGAAGACCAGCTGCGTGTCCGCTGGGTGGTTCAACCCTGCCGCAAACAAGACGGTCGTCGACAGCGGCGAAATCGGTCGCGTCACTTGCCCAGTGCGCGCAGATACACTCATCGTGAACCGCGCAAATACCCCGCTCTTGGTCGGGTCAGCCGGATATGTGGACAAGGAGTTCAAGAACATTTACCTGTCCGACAAGTTGTGGCAGGTGCGGTTCAGGGGCGCACTGGCTCGGTTCATCCACTTCTGGACGCGGACAAAGGTATATCGGTCACAAATTGCCGCCATGTGTGTAGGCGCAAGCTCCAGCATGCAGAACCTCGCGATGGTTGACTTCCGCAACGTTGCGCTTGCGCTGCCATCACTCGACGAGCAGGTGGCCATTGTGAATCACCTCGCTGATCGCACCAGCACAATCGACGAATTGATCGCGAAGTCCAACGAGGTCATCGAGGCCCTAAGTGAATACCGTTCAGCACTGATCACTGATGCCGTCACGGGCAAGATTGACGTGCGGGAGGCGGCGTAG
- a CDS encoding N-6 DNA methylase, whose protein sequence is MTQTNANLIWKIADLLRGPYQPNQYGDVILPFTILRRLDCILEPTKAEVLAEYKKIASTKVDPDVMLKAKFKLPFYNISRWSFASLISDPEGVADNLVDYIEHFSRNVRDVFDGFRMMDQIADLAKSDRLYLIVKEFAAVDLHPKVISGHAMGHIFEELIRKFAESNSTQAGDHFTPREVIELMVDILFQTQDDVLTKPGTVRTIYDPAAGTGGMLSTAYDHLVEMNPKARPVLFGQDINPRSYALCKSDMIIKGQDVDNIYLGDTLTDDGFRTKHFDFLLSNPPFGVAWNTQQKMVSDEYEQRGFAGRFGPGLPRVSDGSLLFLLHLISKMQPVKSGEGGSRLAIVLNGSPLFTGGAGSGESNIRQWIIENDLLDAIIALPPDMFYNTGISTYIWILDNNKPSKRKGKVQLINAVDMFGKMRKSLGAKRKELRQKDIQRICHLYDGFRNEHGTDEHPAVSKVIKGEEFGYSTITVERPLQLRFTPTEDKIEEVLAQKSIDKLKDGEKTAIRKALTGLIGWEWKDRDEFITELKDALRKVGLTKPPAPLVKTIWSTIGAHDDDAVIVTDSKGNPEPDSALRDTENVPLTEDINEYFAREVLPHVPDAWIDYDKTKIGYEIPFTRHFYRYVPPRPLERIQKDLRVLVGEIQAMLAEVGA, encoded by the coding sequence ATGACGCAGACCAACGCAAATCTAATCTGGAAGATCGCCGATCTGCTGCGCGGGCCGTATCAGCCCAACCAGTACGGGGACGTGATCTTGCCATTCACGATCCTGCGGCGGCTGGACTGCATTCTGGAACCGACGAAGGCTGAGGTGCTCGCCGAGTACAAGAAGATCGCTTCGACCAAGGTCGACCCCGACGTCATGCTGAAGGCCAAGTTCAAGCTGCCCTTCTACAACATCTCCCGCTGGAGCTTCGCCTCCCTTATCAGCGACCCTGAGGGCGTCGCCGACAACTTGGTCGACTACATCGAGCACTTCTCCCGAAATGTGCGCGATGTGTTCGACGGCTTCCGCATGATGGACCAAATCGCGGACTTGGCGAAGTCGGATCGCCTGTACCTGATCGTTAAGGAATTTGCCGCCGTCGATCTGCACCCGAAGGTCATTTCTGGCCACGCCATGGGGCATATCTTCGAAGAACTCATCCGTAAGTTCGCAGAGTCCAACTCCACCCAGGCTGGCGATCACTTCACCCCACGTGAAGTCATCGAGCTGATGGTTGACATTTTGTTCCAGACCCAAGACGACGTCCTGACCAAACCCGGCACCGTGCGCACCATCTACGATCCGGCAGCCGGGACCGGCGGCATGCTGTCGACGGCCTATGACCACCTCGTGGAGATGAACCCGAAGGCCCGTCCGGTGCTTTTCGGGCAGGACATCAACCCGCGCTCCTATGCGCTGTGCAAATCGGACATGATCATCAAGGGCCAAGACGTCGACAACATCTACCTCGGCGACACCCTGACTGATGATGGGTTCCGCACCAAGCACTTCGACTTCCTGCTGTCGAATCCCCCGTTCGGGGTGGCCTGGAACACGCAGCAGAAGATGGTCAGCGACGAGTACGAGCAGCGCGGCTTCGCCGGACGCTTCGGCCCCGGCCTCCCCCGGGTGTCGGATGGGTCGCTGCTGTTTCTGCTGCACCTGATCTCGAAGATGCAACCCGTCAAGAGTGGAGAGGGCGGTAGCCGCTTGGCAATCGTCCTCAATGGCTCGCCGTTGTTCACCGGCGGAGCCGGGTCCGGGGAGTCGAACATCCGGCAGTGGATCATCGAGAACGACCTGCTCGACGCGATCATCGCGTTGCCACCCGACATGTTCTACAACACCGGCATTTCGACCTACATCTGGATCTTGGACAACAACAAACCCTCCAAACGCAAGGGCAAGGTGCAGCTCATAAACGCCGTCGACATGTTCGGCAAGATGCGCAAGTCACTCGGCGCGAAACGCAAGGAGCTGCGCCAGAAGGATATTCAGCGGATCTGCCACCTTTACGACGGCTTCCGCAATGAACACGGCACGGACGAACACCCCGCCGTCTCGAAGGTCATCAAGGGCGAGGAGTTCGGCTACTCCACCATCACCGTCGAGCGGCCCCTACAACTCCGGTTCACCCCCACCGAGGACAAGATCGAAGAAGTCCTGGCCCAGAAGAGCATCGACAAACTCAAGGACGGTGAGAAGACAGCCATCCGCAAGGCCCTCACGGGACTGATCGGATGGGAGTGGAAGGACCGCGACGAGTTCATCACCGAACTCAAAGATGCACTGCGCAAGGTTGGGTTGACGAAACCGCCTGCGCCGCTGGTCAAGACGATCTGGTCGACAATCGGCGCGCACGACGACGACGCCGTCATCGTCACCGACTCCAAAGGCAACCCCGAACCAGATTCGGCGCTGCGTGACACCGAGAATGTCCCATTAACCGAAGACATCAACGAGTACTTCGCCCGCGAAGTCTTACCCCATGTGCCCGACGCCTGGATCGACTATGACAAGACCAAAATCGGCTACGAGATCCCGTTTACCCGGCACTTCTACCGCTATGTGCCCCCCAGGCCGTTGGAGAGGATTCAGAAAGATCTCCGCGTCCTCGTGGGTGAGATTCAGGCCATGCTGGCTGAGGTGGGCGCGTGA
- a CDS encoding GIY-YIG nuclease family protein yields MVKNPVHSRLPPRGGPESAHLSVFAINLCRMVGRNKQVYKITYPNGKIYVGMDLTGSISYFGSPSAKERIAADLAEHRLDLTVRKQILWESETATDAEVRAMEIKLIREHRSNDPAVGYNLTPKALHSDQLTEVPPMRWYARPECESQQLRFAPRLASWNKADDPDQVRLRAYLDETETLIADLRVDGPWALRLDVGLPTGRDLLNMADLDNYAYPLAYRLRDPGLVSVWCTKQHSEKSFVRIEAAREVSSQSGDAIFVGAPSAKNPEYKHQIYAAVADAAELPAGPVRLELAFVVGPQRNWLELWKPTIDALEPLLGRDPSENRPWHPRDGRITELGMHKTIDPAFGHNIVVGIAAAPARSCAA; encoded by the coding sequence GTGGTCAAGAACCCTGTTCATTCGCGGCTGCCGCCGCGAGGGGGTCCCGAGAGTGCTCATCTGTCGGTGTTCGCCATTAACCTTTGCCGCATGGTGGGGCGCAACAAGCAGGTGTACAAGATCACCTATCCCAACGGGAAGATCTACGTCGGGATGGATCTGACCGGCTCGATTTCGTACTTCGGCAGCCCGAGCGCGAAGGAGCGCATAGCCGCTGACCTTGCTGAGCATCGCCTTGACTTGACTGTACGCAAGCAGATTCTGTGGGAATCGGAAACCGCCACCGACGCCGAAGTGCGCGCAATGGAGATCAAACTAATCCGCGAGCACCGCTCGAACGATCCGGCGGTTGGGTACAACTTGACGCCTAAAGCTCTGCACTCAGACCAGCTCACTGAAGTGCCGCCGATGCGCTGGTATGCCCGTCCTGAATGCGAGAGCCAGCAGCTGAGGTTCGCGCCTCGGTTGGCGTCGTGGAACAAAGCCGACGATCCAGACCAGGTTCGACTGCGGGCATATCTCGATGAGACCGAAACACTGATCGCAGACTTGCGGGTAGACGGGCCTTGGGCGCTACGTCTGGATGTCGGTCTGCCAACTGGACGGGATCTGCTCAACATGGCGGACCTCGACAACTACGCTTACCCCCTTGCCTATCGCTTAAGAGATCCTGGGCTGGTGTCGGTTTGGTGCACGAAGCAACACAGCGAAAAGTCGTTCGTGCGGATTGAAGCCGCGCGGGAGGTGTCTTCTCAGTCAGGTGACGCGATATTTGTAGGAGCACCGTCGGCGAAGAATCCGGAGTACAAGCATCAGATCTACGCTGCGGTGGCTGACGCAGCAGAGCTACCAGCGGGACCTGTCCGTCTAGAGCTTGCGTTCGTCGTTGGCCCCCAACGGAATTGGCTAGAGCTGTGGAAGCCCACGATCGATGCGCTGGAACCGCTCTTAGGGCGTGACCCCTCAGAAAATCGGCCTTGGCATCCACGCGACGGCAGGATTACCGAACTGGGCATGCACAAGACCATTGACCCGGCTTTCGGCCACAACATCGTGGTCGGGATAGCAGCCGCACCAGCGCGATCGTGCGCGGCCTAG
- a CDS encoding DUF2510 domain-containing protein, translating into MPACASGHKNPDGHHFCGQCGAALPTDDETKHNVAVDPALWLELPESQGFLRRTTFKFGNDETPPAPPPGWYPDPSGGPGLMYWDGRRWAERAASSQSPTTARSWKVLAIIGLAVFLLVGGWFVLAVSQSRHDSTSRVTPTRTTPTLTPDKKFVIDMDDNFQDELNPDPNTSLWDWRNYTEEIAHTGHDICAYLGSHTYEETAQKFKFDLGFRYPSYPSDSDARAFVNIAIDDLCPQYANMKPR; encoded by the coding sequence ATGCCAGCATGTGCCAGCGGCCACAAGAACCCCGACGGCCACCATTTCTGTGGGCAATGTGGTGCCGCGCTGCCCACAGACGACGAAACCAAGCACAACGTTGCCGTCGACCCAGCGCTCTGGCTGGAGCTTCCGGAAAGTCAGGGCTTCCTGCGCAGAACCACGTTCAAGTTCGGAAACGATGAGACGCCTCCAGCACCGCCACCCGGCTGGTACCCCGACCCGAGCGGCGGGCCGGGTCTGATGTACTGGGATGGACGTAGATGGGCCGAGCGGGCGGCCTCGTCGCAGTCGCCTACAACTGCGCGGTCCTGGAAGGTGTTGGCCATCATCGGCTTGGCGGTCTTCCTGCTGGTCGGCGGATGGTTCGTCTTGGCCGTGTCGCAGTCACGTCACGACAGCACTTCGCGCGTGACCCCAACGAGGACAACACCGACGCTGACACCGGACAAGAAGTTCGTAATAGACATGGACGACAACTTCCAAGACGAGTTGAATCCGGACCCGAACACGAGCTTGTGGGACTGGCGCAATTACACCGAGGAAATTGCTCATACGGGCCATGACATCTGTGCCTACCTGGGGTCACACACCTATGAAGAGACCGCCCAGAAGTTCAAGTTCGACTTGGGGTTCCGGTACCCGAGCTACCCGAGCGATAGCGACGCCAGGGCGTTCGTGAACATTGCGATCGACGATTTGTGCCCGCAGTACGCCAACATGAAACCGAGGTGA
- a CDS encoding recombinase family protein — MSHTDTEQRGTRIGYTRVSTVSQTLDQQNAALTAASVTKTFSDTMSGARDDRPGLAALMAYVRTSDTVVVWKLDRLGRNLWHILQTVKELTERGVTLVSVTDGIDSSTAAGRMMIGVLGSLAEYERELTKERTALKRAASRASGTRFGRPRKVNDADHIATARKMKADGHNGKDIAKYLGVSRATLYRYLADDAA; from the coding sequence ATGAGTCACACCGACACCGAGCAGCGCGGCACACGCATCGGCTACACCCGCGTCTCGACGGTGTCACAGACGCTTGATCAACAGAATGCGGCACTAACGGCTGCCAGCGTCACTAAGACGTTCTCCGACACCATGTCTGGTGCGCGTGACGATCGCCCCGGTCTGGCGGCCCTCATGGCTTACGTCCGCACCAGTGACACGGTCGTGGTGTGGAAGCTCGATAGGTTAGGCAGAAACCTGTGGCACATCCTTCAAACCGTCAAGGAACTGACGGAGCGCGGTGTCACCCTGGTTTCGGTCACCGACGGGATCGATTCCTCAACTGCCGCAGGCAGAATGATGATCGGCGTACTGGGGTCCCTCGCTGAGTACGAGCGCGAGCTGACCAAGGAGCGAACCGCACTGAAGCGGGCAGCATCTCGCGCCAGCGGCACCAGGTTCGGTCGACCTCGTAAGGTCAACGACGCCGATCATATTGCAACCGCCAGAAAGATGAAGGCCGACGGGCACAATGGCAAGGACATCGCCAAGTACCTCGGGGTCAGCCGGGCGACACTATACCGGTACCTTGCCGACGACGCTGCTTAA
- a CDS encoding DUF7802 domain-containing protein, translating into MAAQCTTTFDHLAQRLGNFTCQDAPAFIDLRNPFGLSNWTLPVLELLMVTGAVLALAHSIRRLRRDGDPTNLALWFATVIYLFVVEIPLYFPNVFGIEGQLGVVFAHNAFTVQFLFERLPLYIIALYPAMVTLAYEIVRSLGVFRDRGIIVGAICVGFIHHCLYEVFDQLGPQLRWWAWNSDNPINHPMLASVPMTSVFIFATLGPIVVTVLVLLLLRGNTNRTDSSKAWNLMWRTVVAGALVPLGVAILSIPSSLFGGVHPDTTAQAVIFSVELGVVALIAVPVLVQQWSRNRRDPTAMTPNAFVRIFGPVYLLVLAVLWVSAFPQYIRASDGITADGTPIGNLPYATASFLVTALAVYSVSTATRTRRADITHEQALR; encoded by the coding sequence ATGGCTGCTCAGTGCACCACCACCTTCGATCACCTCGCCCAACGGCTCGGCAACTTCACCTGCCAGGACGCGCCCGCGTTCATTGACCTGCGCAACCCATTTGGATTGTCGAACTGGACATTGCCGGTGCTGGAACTGCTGATGGTCACCGGAGCCGTACTCGCATTGGCGCACTCGATCCGCCGACTGCGCCGCGACGGCGACCCGACCAACCTGGCGCTGTGGTTCGCCACCGTCATCTACCTGTTCGTTGTGGAAATCCCGTTGTACTTCCCGAATGTCTTCGGCATCGAAGGCCAGCTCGGTGTCGTGTTCGCGCACAACGCCTTCACCGTGCAGTTCCTGTTCGAACGGCTACCGCTCTACATCATCGCGCTGTATCCGGCGATGGTCACGCTGGCTTACGAGATTGTCCGCAGCCTCGGGGTGTTCCGGGACCGGGGCATCATCGTGGGCGCGATCTGCGTCGGCTTCATCCACCACTGCCTGTACGAAGTGTTCGACCAACTCGGCCCCCAATTGCGGTGGTGGGCCTGGAACAGCGACAACCCGATCAACCACCCAATGCTGGCGTCGGTGCCCATGACTAGTGTGTTCATCTTCGCCACACTCGGCCCGATAGTCGTCACCGTGTTGGTTCTGCTGCTGCTTCGCGGAAACACCAACCGCACAGATTCTTCCAAAGCGTGGAACCTTATGTGGCGCACCGTCGTCGCCGGAGCACTGGTGCCCCTCGGCGTCGCCATCCTGAGCATCCCCTCATCGCTGTTCGGCGGCGTCCACCCCGACACCACCGCCCAGGCCGTCATTTTCTCGGTAGAACTCGGCGTGGTCGCCCTGATCGCGGTACCCGTGCTCGTCCAGCAGTGGTCACGCAACCGCAGGGACCCTACCGCGATGACTCCGAACGCATTTGTCCGCATCTTCGGCCCCGTCTATCTCCTCGTTCTTGCGGTGCTGTGGGTCAGCGCATTTCCGCAGTACATCCGAGCATCTGACGGCATCACCGCCGACGGCACTCCTATCGGGAACCTGCCGTACGCCACGGCGTCATTTCTCGTCACCGCGCTGGCCGTCTACAGCGTCAGCACCGCGACGAGGACCCGACGAGCCGACATAACCCACGAACAAGCCCTGAGGTAG